From a single Helicovermis profundi genomic region:
- a CDS encoding HD-GYP domain-containing protein translates to MKFDVNLLDIVVVFINAIDRINPILKNHHRRVSVIAYYIGEAYGLKKNQLTSLVLAASLHDIGALTVKDSQELMVLDVINPEKHAEMGARMLKSFKPFDRIRQIVLNHHVNYENEKENSNETIPYEAFIIHLADRIEILTHNNTLALNQREYILKNIEPLSGSVFDPKLVEVFSKIAKKEFFWFEIDNLTINELVKKLDTDGFGLKKDYDTLDGLVATLSRVIDYKSKFTASHSIQVSHVAYRLACLMELDDETCWGIKIAGYLHDFGKIAIPSEILDKNGPLTHNEYNVIKTHPYYTYDMLSRITWLGDIVKWAAFHHERLNYSGYPRKPEPKELDVEVEIVIYADIFSALSEDRPYRRALNYKEIMSVIDKKFKSIVGEDVYDVLKENGEIIYKEIEEIDRKSKIDYEN, encoded by the coding sequence GTGAAATTTGATGTAAATCTTTTAGATATTGTAGTTGTCTTTATAAATGCAATCGATCGAATTAATCCTATACTAAAAAATCATCATAGACGTGTTTCAGTTATAGCGTATTATATCGGTGAAGCGTACGGACTTAAAAAAAATCAGTTAACATCACTAGTACTTGCTGCTTCTTTACATGATATAGGGGCATTAACTGTTAAAGATAGTCAAGAATTAATGGTTTTAGATGTGATAAATCCTGAGAAACATGCTGAGATGGGAGCAAGGATGTTAAAATCATTTAAACCTTTTGATAGAATTAGGCAAATTGTTTTGAATCACCATGTAAATTATGAAAATGAAAAAGAAAATTCAAATGAAACTATACCTTACGAAGCATTCATAATCCACCTTGCAGACCGCATAGAAATTTTAACTCATAATAATACGCTAGCACTTAATCAAAGAGAATATATTTTAAAAAACATTGAACCATTAAGCGGAAGTGTTTTTGACCCGAAACTTGTTGAAGTTTTTTCAAAAATAGCTAAAAAAGAGTTCTTTTGGTTTGAAATTGATAATCTGACTATAAATGAATTAGTAAAAAAATTGGATACAGATGGATTTGGCTTAAAAAAAGATTATGATACTTTAGATGGTCTAGTAGCTACATTAAGTAGAGTTATTGATTATAAATCAAAATTCACTGCATCTCATTCAATACAGGTGTCTCATGTAGCATATCGTCTTGCTTGCTTAATGGAGCTTGATGATGAAACTTGTTGGGGCATTAAAATTGCAGGGTATCTCCATGATTTTGGAAAAATTGCAATACCATCAGAAATTTTAGATAAAAATGGTCCTTTAACTCATAATGAATACAATGTGATAAAAACACATCCTTATTATACCTATGATATGCTTAGTCGAATTACATGGCTAGGTGATATCGTAAAATGGGCAGCTTTTCATCATGAACGATTAAATTATTCTGGTTATCCACGTAAACCTGAACCTAAAGAATTAGACGTTGAAGTAGAAATAGTGATCTATGCAGATATTTTTTCAGCTCTTTCTGAAGATAGACCTTACCGCAGAGCATTGAATTATAAAGAAATTATGTCAGTAATAGATAAAAAATTTAAATCTATTGTAGGTGAAGATGTATATGATGTTCTAAAAGAAAATGGAGAAATTATATACAAGGAAATCGAAGAAATTGATAGAAAAAGTAAGATTGACTATGAAAATTAA
- a CDS encoding DEAD/DEAH box helicase, whose translation MTFQELNLNQFIIKAVEEKHYETPTDVQEKAIPAILAGNDLVVCAHTGSGKTAAFALAILQSILKEPVEIESSKLIRSLILAPTRELAIQIGESFEAYGKYLDIRIGVVYGGITPKQHIKVLKREPNILIATPGRLLDLIGKGYADLSKVEIFVLDEADKMLDVKTLQDVKKIVSKLPSDRQNILFSATMPAKVMKIVYSILKNPVKIDDKTTYKKGTNIKQQVYFVEETEKISLLLSLLKGKSYESVLIFTRTKKIADKVAKAINIQNIRTKAIHGDKNQSERLKSIELFKNKEIKVLVATDVAARGIDISGISYVINMNIPNVKETYIHRIGRTGRAGKNGVAISFCSSEEKNFLKKIEELQGKSIEIVSE comes from the coding sequence ATGACATTTCAGGAATTAAATTTAAATCAATTTATTATAAAAGCAGTTGAAGAAAAACACTACGAAACTCCAACTGATGTACAAGAAAAAGCGATTCCTGCCATATTAGCTGGCAATGATTTAGTGGTTTGTGCACATACAGGCTCGGGTAAAACAGCTGCATTTGCATTAGCAATATTACAGTCAATTTTGAAAGAACCAGTTGAAATAGAAAGTTCTAAATTAATCAGATCTTTGATTTTGGCGCCTACTCGAGAATTAGCAATTCAAATTGGTGAAAGTTTTGAAGCTTATGGAAAATATTTAGATATAAGAATTGGTGTCGTCTATGGTGGTATAACACCTAAACAACATATAAAAGTATTAAAAAGAGAACCAAATATTTTGATTGCAACACCTGGACGACTTTTAGATTTAATTGGGAAAGGATATGCAGATTTAAGTAAAGTTGAAATTTTTGTTCTTGATGAAGCTGATAAGATGCTTGATGTAAAGACTCTTCAAGATGTAAAAAAAATTGTATCAAAGCTTCCAAGTGATAGACAGAATATACTTTTTTCTGCTACAATGCCAGCAAAAGTTATGAAAATAGTATATTCTATTTTAAAAAATCCAGTAAAAATTGATGACAAAACTACATATAAAAAGGGAACGAATATTAAACAACAGGTGTATTTTGTAGAAGAGACAGAAAAAATTTCATTACTATTATCATTACTAAAAGGAAAATCTTATGAATCTGTTCTTATTTTTACAAGAACAAAGAAGATTGCTGATAAAGTTGCAAAAGCAATCAATATACAAAACATTAGGACTAAAGCCATTCATGGCGACAAAAATCAATCGGAAAGATTAAAATCGATAGAACTTTTTAAAAATAAAGAGATAAAAGTTTTAGTAGCAACAGATGTTGCTGCAAGAGGTATTGATATAAGTGGTATTTCTTATGTGATAAATATGAATATTCCAAACGTTAAGGAAACATATATTCATAGAATTGGTCGAACTGGAAGAGCTGGGAAAAATGGTGTTGCTATATCATTTTGTAGTAGTGAGGAGAAGAATTTTTTAAAGAAAATTGAAGAATTACAAGGCAAATCAATTGAAATTGTGAGTGAATAA
- a CDS encoding metallophosphoesterase, whose product MLSNIINIDEKDNYRIVAISDVHGHKNVLEKLINKVDLADNDYLIIIGDFVNRGIDSYETYEYIKTLSKRERTIILKGNHEFFMQKFLTNREKFTRLLSFLKAEPYETIIGTIVKKENIDLHTLVDENELFNMVNNKYKEMIDFLSKLPIIVQFDEFTFVHGGFDESFSIDKDEDKFLKYDDYNNLSKINDKKIVVGHWPAGNLRENILTNKPFFNNDKNIVFIDGGLGVKKSGELNALIIEKRNNELSYSFMQENMFKSKSILREHSFNTEEIVFVDYPHFEFEVLELGKSMAKCKHLHSNKEFSVFTSLLFLNEGKYELKIEYVNKFLNLKVDELVEVCAEFEDCLLVKHNEEFGWIMSFQV is encoded by the coding sequence ATGCTTAGCAATATTATAAATATAGATGAGAAAGATAATTATAGAATCGTCGCAATTAGTGACGTGCACGGACATAAAAATGTATTAGAAAAACTAATTAATAAAGTTGATTTGGCAGATAATGATTATTTAATTATTATTGGAGATTTTGTAAATAGAGGTATAGATAGTTATGAAACGTATGAGTATATTAAAACACTTTCAAAACGTGAAAGAACAATTATCTTAAAAGGTAATCATGAGTTTTTTATGCAGAAATTTCTTACTAATAGAGAGAAATTTACAAGATTACTATCATTTTTAAAAGCTGAGCCTTATGAAACTATAATTGGCACTATAGTTAAAAAAGAAAATATTGATCTACATACTCTTGTTGATGAAAATGAACTATTTAATATGGTCAATAATAAATATAAAGAAATGATTGATTTTTTATCTAAGCTTCCAATTATTGTCCAATTTGATGAATTTACTTTTGTGCATGGAGGCTTTGATGAATCATTCTCGATAGATAAAGATGAAGATAAGTTTCTTAAATATGATGATTATAATAATTTGAGTAAAATAAATGATAAAAAAATAGTAGTAGGACATTGGCCTGCAGGTAATTTAAGAGAGAATATATTAACAAATAAACCTTTTTTTAATAATGATAAAAATATTGTTTTTATTGATGGTGGGCTAGGTGTAAAGAAAAGTGGAGAGTTAAATGCTCTTATAATCGAAAAAAGAAATAATGAATTAAGTTATAGTTTCATGCAAGAAAATATGTTTAAATCAAAATCTATACTTCGTGAACATAGCTTTAATACTGAGGAAATAGTTTTTGTTGATTATCCTCACTTCGAGTTTGAAGTATTAGAACTTGGAAAGTCAATGGCCAAATGTAAACATTTGCATAGCAACAAGGAGTTTTCTGTGTTTACTTCCTTATTATTCTTAAATGAAGGCAAATATGAACTTAAAATAGAATATGTCAATAAATTTTTAAACTTAAAAGTTGATGAATTGGTAGAAGTTTGCGCCGAGTTTGAAGATTGTTTGTTGGTTAAACATAATGAAGAGTTTGGATGGATAATGAGTTTTCAAGTATAA
- a CDS encoding GNAT family N-acetyltransferase, producing the protein MDYYIRPICIGDGKGINELRRMPGVFENILGIPSERIKTNENYIENMDSNMHQFVAVKNELGEEQIIGTAGIVVYANSRLRHSASFGIMVHRDFQNIGVGTKLLEAIIDMADNWLMLVRVELTVFVDNEKAINLYKKFNFEVEGVKKKAAIRNGKYVDELMMSRIREINA; encoded by the coding sequence TGAACTTAGAAGAATGCCAGGAGTTTTTGAAAATATACTTGGAATTCCTTCTGAAAGAATAAAAACAAATGAAAATTATATTGAAAATATGGATAGCAATATGCATCAATTTGTTGCAGTGAAAAATGAATTAGGTGAAGAACAAATAATAGGTACAGCAGGAATTGTTGTATATGCAAATTCAAGATTGCGTCATTCAGCAAGTTTTGGAATTATGGTACATAGAGATTTTCAGAATATCGGTGTAGGGACTAAGTTACTAGAAGCGATTATAGATATGGCAGACAATTGGCTTATGTTAGTAAGGGTTGAATTGACAGTTTTTGTTGACAATGAAAAAGCTATTAACTTGTATAAGAAATTTAATTTTGAAGTTGAGGGTGTAAAGAAAAAAGCCGCAATAAGAAATGGTAAATATGTAGATGAACTTATGATGTCAAGAATCAGAGAAATAAATGCTTAG
- a CDS encoding RidA family protein, translating to MSNYNAVLGRNTENAPIAGQNSQTVAYSHYNNFSAQLPIDPKTGELVVGGIKEQADQCFKNVKAIVDSIDHVMSDIVRITVFVTNIKDLTAVDEVYKNYFTSYLPTLTQVAVAALPMNALVQVEALLSHGEGTIPNAPQSGDLIKLTNNTLNAPTSPLSTQIVSFSHYTNVSAQLPIDPKSGRFVVGGVKEQTAQCLKNIKAILESVDVPFDDIVKINVFLKNLSDNEAVNEVYTTFFPDSAIARAVAYFPARTTVEVADLPMGALVQIEAVVSYGDGTPPQLVEDRHGLILEANNTEDAPKCSLSTQTVAFSHYNNISAQLPIDPKTSEIVSGGVKEQTEQCLKNIKAIIESVDHVIEDVVKINVFVKNIADMDAVDEMYSTFFPNGLPARRIVGVSTLPKDALIQIDAIVANAEGTPPLV from the coding sequence ATGAGCAATTACAATGCAGTATTAGGAAGAAACACAGAAAATGCACCAATTGCAGGTCAAAACTCACAAACTGTAGCTTACTCTCATTACAACAATTTTTCAGCACAATTACCTATTGATCCAAAAACTGGTGAACTAGTAGTTGGTGGAATTAAAGAGCAAGCAGACCAATGTTTTAAAAATGTTAAAGCAATTGTAGATAGTATCGACCATGTTATGAGTGATATTGTAAGAATTACAGTATTTGTTACAAATATCAAAGACCTTACTGCTGTTGATGAAGTTTATAAAAATTATTTCACAAGCTACCTTCCTACATTGACGCAAGTTGCTGTAGCTGCTTTACCTATGAATGCTTTGGTTCAAGTTGAAGCACTTCTTTCTCACGGTGAAGGTACAATTCCAAATGCACCACAATCAGGTGACTTAATAAAACTTACAAATAATACTTTAAATGCACCAACTAGCCCATTGTCAACTCAAATTGTATCTTTTTCTCATTACACTAATGTATCAGCTCAATTACCTATTGATCCAAAATCGGGTAGATTTGTAGTTGGCGGTGTAAAAGAGCAAACTGCACAATGTTTAAAAAATATAAAGGCGATTTTAGAAAGTGTTGATGTTCCTTTTGACGATATCGTTAAAATTAATGTTTTCCTTAAAAATCTTTCTGATAACGAAGCGGTAAATGAAGTTTATACAACATTCTTCCCAGATTCTGCTATAGCAAGAGCGGTAGCTTATTTTCCAGCACGTACAACTGTAGAAGTTGCAGATTTACCAATGGGTGCTTTAGTTCAAATTGAAGCAGTAGTTTCATATGGCGATGGTACTCCTCCACAGCTTGTAGAAGATAGACATGGTCTTATCTTAGAAGCAAACAATACTGAAGATGCACCAAAATGTTCTTTATCTACACAAACTGTAGCATTTTCTCATTACAATAATATTTCTGCTCAATTACCAATTGACCCTAAAACTAGTGAAATAGTATCTGGTGGAGTAAAAGAGCAGACTGAGCAATGCTTAAAAAATATCAAAGCAATTATAGAAAGTGTTGATCATGTTATTGAAGATGTAGTTAAAATAAACGTTTTCGTTAAAAATATTGCAGATATGGATGCAGTAGATGAAATGTACTCAACATTCTTCCCTAATGGCCTTCCTGCTAGAAGAATAGTTGGAGTATCTACTTTACCTAAAGATGCATTAATTCAAATAGATGCAATTGTAGCAAATGCTGAAGGAACACCACCATTAGTATAA
- a CDS encoding efflux RND transporter periplasmic adaptor subunit has product MKKKLIIAFIVFTAIGAGIFYFLTTANIGEKYNTVEVKKGEMKKYVQDVGRISSKNIRRYYGNGLNKVEKIPLELGEHVKKGQLLVKYEDNIDLEIQKIQKQIEALEATYRNALSGTDKESINNSIIEISRIKNLLQTATKNKDKTEELFTNGVVSHKELEDAVNNMKQLQSSLKTAENTYNQLTKGISKNIKKKYEAEIEAQLISLKLLEKKRSNYEIYANIDGIVTELNTFEGDIPSPSTKIIEIQDPTEKVILVDFLAEKAINIRENFAAEISDTDFNINKENLKVNRIYPKAFMTLSELGVKENRQTVEIDLPKSAETLPFGIELETKVIVNAPREVLIIPIGATFQKSSKTFVKVLEDGKLVEKEIISGEKWDGNIEVKSGLKVGDLVILNYQEN; this is encoded by the coding sequence ATGAAGAAAAAATTAATTATTGCTTTTATTGTGTTTACAGCAATAGGAGCTGGTATATTTTATTTTTTGACAACTGCTAATATTGGAGAAAAATATAATACAGTAGAAGTTAAAAAAGGAGAAATGAAAAAATATGTTCAGGACGTGGGTAGGATTAGTTCAAAAAATATTAGAAGATATTATGGAAATGGCCTAAACAAGGTAGAAAAAATACCTCTTGAACTTGGAGAACATGTAAAAAAAGGGCAACTACTTGTTAAATATGAAGATAATATAGATTTAGAAATTCAAAAGATTCAAAAGCAGATTGAGGCACTTGAAGCTACCTATAGAAATGCTTTATCAGGTACAGACAAAGAAAGTATTAATAATTCTATAATAGAAATATCTAGAATTAAAAATCTTTTGCAAACTGCAACAAAAAACAAGGATAAAACAGAAGAACTTTTTACTAATGGAGTCGTATCTCATAAGGAACTAGAAGATGCTGTTAATAATATGAAGCAACTTCAAAGCAGTCTTAAAACAGCTGAGAATACGTATAATCAACTTACAAAAGGTATTTCAAAAAATATTAAGAAAAAATATGAAGCGGAAATTGAAGCACAACTAATATCTTTAAAATTATTAGAGAAAAAAAGATCAAATTATGAAATTTATGCGAATATTGATGGTATTGTGACAGAATTAAATACCTTTGAAGGTGATATACCGTCTCCAAGTACCAAGATTATCGAAATTCAAGATCCAACAGAAAAAGTTATATTAGTTGATTTTTTAGCGGAAAAAGCGATTAATATAAGAGAAAATTTTGCAGCAGAAATATCAGACACTGATTTTAATATTAATAAAGAAAATCTAAAAGTTAATCGAATATATCCCAAAGCTTTTATGACTTTATCTGAGCTCGGTGTTAAAGAAAATCGTCAGACTGTAGAAATTGATCTTCCAAAATCTGCTGAAACGCTTCCCTTTGGAATTGAGTTAGAAACAAAAGTGATAGTTAATGCGCCAAGAGAAGTACTTATAATTCCAATAGGTGCTACTTTTCAAAAAAGTTCAAAAACGTTTGTTAAGGTTCTTGAAGATGGAAAACTTGTTGAAAAAGAAATAATAAGTGGCGAAAAATGGGACGGAAATATAGAGGTAAAAAGTGGATTAAAGGTAGGAGATTTAGTAATACTAAATTATCAAGAAAACTAA